Proteins from a genomic interval of Afifella aestuarii:
- a CDS encoding DUF1003 domain-containing protein, whose amino-acid sequence MERADAPPQSGAKSPTCVVCGKSLRQERAVPWAAVRPAISALIGRDHPQWSEGSWICPEDLETYRRRSLRELLSDANGDLGPLEQEVLDSLKTGDIVTAAPDITFDERATFGDRMADRVAAFGGSWTFILSFSLVCGLWMMLNVTGWLFKPFDAYPFILLNLVLSTLAAIQAPIIMMSQRRQEARDRMRAQNDYQVNLKAELEVRQLHEKIDHQLSQQSSRLERLERLQEKIIDRITS is encoded by the coding sequence ATGGAACGCGCAGATGCCCCTCCTCAAAGCGGCGCGAAAAGCCCCACATGCGTCGTCTGCGGCAAGAGCTTGCGGCAGGAGAGGGCGGTTCCGTGGGCTGCGGTGCGTCCGGCCATCTCGGCCCTGATCGGAAGGGACCATCCGCAATGGTCGGAGGGGTCCTGGATCTGCCCCGAGGACCTCGAGACCTATCGAAGGCGTTCCCTGAGGGAGCTCCTGAGCGACGCCAATGGCGACCTCGGCCCCTTGGAGCAGGAGGTTCTCGACAGTCTCAAAACCGGCGACATCGTCACCGCCGCGCCGGATATCACCTTCGACGAGAGGGCGACCTTCGGTGACCGGATGGCTGACCGTGTGGCGGCCTTCGGCGGCTCTTGGACTTTCATCCTCTCGTTTTCGCTCGTCTGCGGCCTCTGGATGATGCTCAATGTCACCGGATGGCTTTTCAAGCCGTTCGATGCCTATCCGTTCATTCTTCTCAATCTGGTGCTGTCGACACTGGCCGCGATCCAGGCGCCGATCATCATGATGAGCCAGCGCCGCCAGGAGGCGCGCGACCGGATGCGGGCGCAGAACGATTATCAGGTCAACTTGAAAGCCGAGCTGGAGGTGCGACAGCTCCATGAGAAGATCGATCACCAGCTCTCGCAACAATCTTCGCGGCTGGAGAGGCTTGAACGCCTGCAGGAGAAGATCATCGATCGCATCACCTCGTGA
- a CDS encoding virulence factor family protein, with translation MKHLFCAVLAVLCGSASFDASAAILDSGQPAIARILNRGAPVSGIVFLISDRDGWSEADDARALSLADHRAIVVGVDLPRYLAALEAEDDDCAYLVSDIEDLSHTLQRQAGTSDYHAPIIAGEGAGGGLAVAIAAQTPEATVGHTLALDPTPGISLKKPLCSGAPRETVAGETVYGLSPGPLPDPVDVYFSSSATQEARAHIANLISAHFAVSVTDGEGAEAAFGEKLDELLDRASQPQEGDLDMPIVELPAAPTVDAMAIVYSGDGGWRDLDKTIAGIFQTKGLPTVGVDSLRYFWSEKTPEEVAHDLAGLIDVYTAKWGVGHVALVGYSFGADMMPEVYNALDASHQAKVAQISLLGAAPSADFEISVSGWLGVASASAHPTLPQIERIDPAKLQCVYGADDSRATVCPALADSHIEIIETTGGHHFDGDYDALAATILSGLKSRLKGK, from the coding sequence ATGAAGCATCTGTTTTGCGCGGTTCTGGCCGTGCTCTGCGGGTCGGCGAGTTTTGACGCGTCGGCTGCCATCCTCGATTCCGGGCAGCCGGCAATCGCCCGGATCCTCAATCGCGGAGCGCCCGTGAGCGGGATCGTCTTCCTCATCTCCGATCGCGACGGCTGGAGCGAGGCCGACGATGCGAGGGCTCTCTCGCTCGCCGATCATCGCGCGATCGTCGTCGGCGTTGATCTGCCGCGTTATCTCGCGGCTCTCGAGGCCGAAGACGACGACTGCGCCTATCTCGTTTCCGATATCGAAGACTTGAGCCACACGCTGCAGAGACAGGCAGGCACATCGGACTATCACGCGCCGATCATCGCCGGAGAGGGCGCCGGCGGCGGCCTGGCGGTCGCGATCGCGGCCCAGACGCCTGAGGCGACGGTGGGTCATACGCTCGCGCTCGATCCGACGCCCGGAATCTCCTTGAAGAAGCCGCTCTGCTCCGGCGCGCCGCGCGAGACCGTGGCCGGCGAGACCGTCTATGGCCTGTCTCCGGGGCCTCTGCCCGATCCGGTCGATGTCTATTTCTCCTCATCCGCAACGCAGGAGGCGAGAGCCCATATCGCGAACCTCATCTCTGCGCATTTCGCGGTTTCGGTCACCGATGGAGAGGGGGCGGAGGCTGCGTTCGGAGAGAAACTGGACGAGCTTCTCGACCGCGCGTCGCAGCCGCAGGAGGGTGATCTAGACATGCCGATCGTCGAGCTTCCGGCCGCCCCCACCGTCGATGCGATGGCCATCGTCTATTCCGGCGATGGTGGCTGGCGGGATCTCGACAAAACGATAGCCGGCATCTTCCAGACGAAAGGGTTGCCAACGGTCGGGGTCGATTCCTTGCGCTATTTCTGGTCGGAGAAAACGCCCGAGGAGGTCGCGCATGACCTTGCGGGCCTGATCGATGTCTACACCGCGAAATGGGGTGTCGGCCACGTCGCGCTCGTCGGCTATTCCTTCGGGGCCGATATGATGCCGGAGGTCTACAACGCTCTCGATGCGTCGCACCAGGCCAAGGTCGCGCAGATATCGCTTCTCGGCGCCGCGCCGTCCGCAGATTTCGAAATCTCGGTTTCGGGATGGCTCGGCGTGGCCTCCGCCTCCGCGCATCCGACTTTGCCTCAGATCGAGCGGATCGACCCCGCAAAGCTTCAATGTGTCTATGGCGCCGATGACAGCCGCGCCACCGTCTGCCCGGCACTTGCGGATTCACACATCGAAATCATCGAGACGACGGGCGGACACCATTTCGACGGCGACTACGATGCGCTCGCCGCGACAATTCTTTCTGGACTGAAGTCGCGGCTCAAGGGCAAGTAG
- a CDS encoding TetR/AcrR family transcriptional regulator — translation MRAAITLADAEGLAAVSLRKVAALLRSSPMRLYGYIDTKEELLDLMVDAAYGEMIAEGPFQGGWQDCLRTMAQRTREAVHRHAWLTELLSGRPLQGPNAMTYSEAALAALSDQPGFEDIAVTLQTLKTVTAYVVGALQDEASEHHAVQVSGMTKEEWQLATYPYLERMLATGRFPNIARIVKEVEHPSPAEEFERGLQIILDGVAARMNS, via the coding sequence GTGCGCGCGGCGATCACACTGGCGGATGCGGAAGGCCTTGCTGCCGTCTCGCTGCGCAAGGTTGCAGCGCTGCTCCGTTCCAGTCCGATGCGGCTTTATGGGTATATCGACACCAAAGAGGAGCTGCTCGACCTGATGGTGGACGCCGCCTACGGTGAGATGATCGCGGAAGGTCCGTTCCAGGGAGGCTGGCAGGATTGCCTACGAACGATGGCGCAGCGCACGCGCGAAGCCGTCCATCGGCACGCCTGGCTGACCGAGCTTCTGAGCGGACGTCCGCTCCAGGGCCCGAATGCCATGACCTATAGCGAGGCGGCACTCGCCGCGCTCAGTGACCAGCCTGGGTTCGAGGACATTGCCGTCACGCTCCAGACGCTGAAGACCGTCACTGCCTATGTCGTGGGCGCCCTGCAGGACGAGGCCAGCGAACACCATGCCGTCCAGGTGAGCGGCATGACAAAGGAAGAATGGCAGCTTGCCACCTATCCTTATCTTGAGCGCATGCTGGCCACCGGCCGCTTTCCGAACATCGCCCGGATCGTGAAGGAGGTCGAGCACCCCTCCCCCGCGGAGGAGTTTGAGCGCGGGCTCCAGATCATTCTCGATGGCGTCGCCGCGCGGATGAACTCCTGA
- the mprF gene encoding bifunctional lysylphosphatidylglycerol flippase/synthetase MprF: MEGQREPRRRWRRFLAPILLVVLLAFMALAVSRLAQDVTYSAVVEALSEVSWWRLAAAGALTALSFLALSFYDVSGLDYAGRRLPYPRVALASFCAYAVGNTAGFGPLSGGAVRYRFYTPLGLKPEEIARVVAFITAGFGLGLVATAGLGLIFAGDPVAAALRVPVSLLHLAGGGLLLLAFSPVIVSLRRARTLQFRSLRVVLPRAGLILRQLAITLLDISASAAVLWVLLPQDSIGFAGFVPVYAIAVALGVLSHVPAGIGVFETVMIAALSATLPVDRVLAALVLYRLIYYALPLAAAALTIIGLEARRAVAGATLAGAAQLIPPVLGALSFLSGGMLVLSGLTPAAPQRLGLLNAFVPLPIIEGAHFLSSILGTLLLITARGLVFRLDGAWWVSVVATLLALAFAPLKALAVGETVVLSLLLVALLTARAEFSRPSSLMHETFSLRWLVAVATILVSSFAVMMFAYKEVAYTHELWWQFEVTADAPRSLRALVGIVLALATLAVWSLVRPWPGIREKATAEQLEHAVAIAVQQDRPDANLVRMGDKSLMFSEGGDAFIMFARQGRSWVALFDPIGARASWPGLVWKFVETARQHGGRAVFYEVGPRDLSLYADAGLAAFKLGESAKVKLADFDLQGGRRSNFRNALRKGERAGFEFEVYPSERVPEILGELKAVSDVWLSYHNVREKAFSLGAFDEAYVAAQPVACLRHQGRIIAFATLLTTQVRFEASIDLMRVAPDAPNGTMDFLFLKLILLFKEEGYEWFDLGMAPLSGFRSGSAATLWNRVGRAVFEHGERFYHFKGLHGFKDKFDPHWEPRYMAVSGGINPLIALTDVTVLIGGGLRGVVSK; the protein is encoded by the coding sequence TTGGAAGGACAGAGAGAACCGCGTCGGCGCTGGCGTCGCTTTCTGGCACCCATCCTGCTTGTGGTGCTGCTCGCCTTCATGGCTCTCGCCGTCAGCCGTCTCGCCCAGGATGTTACGTATTCTGCAGTCGTTGAGGCTCTGTCTGAGGTGTCCTGGTGGCGGCTCGCTGCGGCGGGCGCGCTGACGGCGCTGAGTTTTCTGGCATTGAGCTTTTACGATGTCTCTGGGCTGGATTATGCCGGCAGACGTCTGCCTTATCCACGCGTGGCCCTTGCGTCCTTCTGCGCCTATGCCGTCGGCAATACGGCGGGTTTCGGGCCGCTCTCCGGCGGTGCGGTGCGCTACCGCTTCTACACCCCGCTCGGCCTGAAGCCGGAGGAGATCGCGCGCGTCGTGGCGTTCATCACGGCGGGCTTCGGTCTTGGTCTCGTGGCAACGGCCGGTCTCGGCCTCATCTTCGCGGGCGACCCCGTTGCTGCGGCTCTCCGGGTGCCGGTTTCACTCCTTCATCTTGCGGGAGGCGGATTGCTGCTTCTCGCATTCTCGCCCGTCATCGTTTCCCTGCGGCGAGCGCGGACATTGCAGTTTCGCTCGCTGCGCGTGGTGCTGCCCCGGGCCGGCTTGATCCTGCGCCAGCTCGCCATCACGCTCCTCGATATCAGCGCATCCGCCGCCGTTCTGTGGGTGCTGCTTCCGCAAGATTCGATCGGCTTTGCAGGCTTCGTCCCGGTCTATGCCATCGCCGTCGCGCTCGGCGTGCTCAGCCACGTGCCGGCCGGCATCGGCGTCTTCGAGACGGTGATGATCGCCGCTCTCTCGGCCACCTTGCCCGTCGACCGGGTGCTCGCCGCCCTGGTTCTCTACCGCCTGATCTATTACGCGCTGCCTCTTGCCGCTGCGGCTCTTACGATCATCGGCCTGGAGGCGCGGCGGGCCGTCGCGGGCGCGACTTTGGCGGGCGCTGCCCAACTCATCCCACCCGTTCTCGGCGCTCTCAGCTTTCTGTCGGGTGGCATGCTCGTCCTGTCCGGCCTGACGCCTGCCGCTCCGCAACGTCTCGGCCTTCTGAACGCCTTCGTTCCGCTCCCCATCATCGAAGGCGCGCATTTCCTCTCGAGCATTCTCGGCACGCTCTTGCTGATCACCGCTCGGGGGCTGGTTTTCCGGCTCGACGGTGCCTGGTGGGTAAGCGTCGTCGCAACTCTTCTCGCTTTGGCATTCGCACCGCTGAAGGCTCTTGCCGTTGGCGAGACCGTCGTTCTGTCTCTGCTCCTCGTCGCTCTCCTCACGGCCCGAGCCGAGTTTTCGCGTCCGTCCTCGCTGATGCATGAGACCTTCAGTCTGCGCTGGCTGGTGGCCGTGGCAACGATCCTCGTTTCCTCCTTCGCCGTGATGATGTTCGCCTACAAGGAAGTGGCCTACACGCACGAGCTCTGGTGGCAGTTCGAAGTGACGGCCGATGCGCCGCGCAGCCTTCGCGCGCTCGTCGGCATCGTGCTCGCACTCGCGACACTTGCCGTATGGTCTCTCGTCAGGCCATGGCCCGGCATTCGCGAAAAGGCGACCGCCGAGCAGCTGGAACACGCCGTTGCGATCGCCGTGCAACAGGATCGCCCGGATGCCAATCTGGTGCGCATGGGCGACAAGAGCCTGATGTTTTCCGAAGGCGGAGACGCCTTCATCATGTTCGCGCGCCAGGGACGCTCGTGGGTCGCGCTTTTCGACCCCATCGGTGCGAGAGCGTCCTGGCCTGGCCTCGTCTGGAAGTTCGTCGAGACCGCGCGGCAGCATGGCGGCCGTGCCGTGTTCTATGAAGTCGGTCCGCGCGATCTGAGCCTTTACGCGGATGCGGGTCTTGCAGCTTTCAAGCTCGGCGAGAGTGCAAAGGTGAAGCTTGCCGATTTCGATCTTCAAGGAGGGCGACGCTCGAACTTTCGCAATGCGTTGCGCAAGGGGGAGCGTGCGGGCTTTGAGTTCGAGGTCTATCCGTCTGAGCGCGTTCCGGAAATCCTCGGCGAACTCAAGGCGGTTTCAGACGTCTGGCTGTCGTATCACAACGTCCGTGAAAAGGCGTTTTCGCTCGGGGCTTTCGATGAGGCCTATGTCGCCGCGCAACCGGTGGCATGCCTCAGGCATCAGGGGCGGATCATCGCGTTTGCGACGCTTCTCACCACGCAGGTGCGGTTTGAGGCATCGATCGATCTCATGCGCGTCGCACCGGATGCGCCCAACGGGACGATGGATTTCCTGTTCTTGAAGCTCATCCTTCTCTTCAAGGAAGAGGGATATGAATGGTTCGATCTCGGCATGGCACCGCTCTCCGGGTTTCGTTCGGGAAGCGCTGCGACGCTCTGGAACCGGGTCGGACGGGCGGTCTTCGAGCACGGCGAGCGGTTCTATCATTTCAAGGGGCTGCACGGCTTCAAGGACAAGTTCGACCCGCACTGGGAGCCGAGATACATGGCCGTGTCCGGCGGCATCAATCCTCTGATTGCCCTGACCGACGTCACGGTTCTCATCGGCGGCGGTTTGCGCGGGGTGGTTTCCAAATGA
- a CDS encoding efflux RND transporter periplasmic adaptor subunit translates to MSQRRSLFLATLCLAGVPFAPPNVAAEDGPAVSKPVLAVQAIEPRQERWTSTIAASGWIAAWDEASISTEIGELRIEQILVDVGDVVKKGQVLARLSHDAVEADLRRQVAVVASAEANVEKATTDADRARRLSENAKGTMSQKDVEDALSAEKVASANLKAQKAILDGTRLKLRQTTIRAIDDGVVSQKSATLGAVPTAGTELFRVIRQNRTEWQAEVAAKDLRHIVKGQQAQIFDQRHALCPGSVRTMAPTADRATGRVMIYVDLPTGCDLAPGAFASGSIDIDSQAVTTVPSTAVTMEGGASYVYRLTGNIVERRQVTIGRRRDGRVEVVSGLDEHARLVENGGGFLFDGAPVTVVAENETRK, encoded by the coding sequence ATGAGCCAAAGACGATCTCTGTTCCTTGCGACGCTCTGCCTGGCGGGAGTGCCGTTCGCTCCCCCCAACGTCGCCGCCGAGGACGGTCCGGCGGTTTCGAAGCCGGTCCTGGCCGTCCAGGCGATCGAACCGCGGCAGGAGCGCTGGACCTCCACCATCGCCGCCAGCGGCTGGATTGCTGCCTGGGATGAGGCGTCGATCTCCACCGAAATCGGCGAGCTCCGGATCGAGCAAATTCTCGTCGACGTCGGCGATGTGGTGAAGAAGGGCCAAGTCCTCGCACGTCTGTCGCACGACGCCGTGGAAGCCGACCTGCGCCGCCAGGTTGCCGTCGTCGCAAGCGCCGAGGCGAACGTCGAAAAGGCGACGACCGATGCCGACCGCGCGCGGCGCCTCTCGGAGAATGCCAAGGGAACGATGTCGCAGAAGGACGTTGAAGATGCGCTGAGCGCCGAAAAGGTGGCCTCGGCTAATCTGAAAGCCCAGAAGGCGATCCTGGACGGTACAAGGCTCAAACTCCGGCAGACGACTATTCGCGCGATCGACGATGGCGTCGTCTCGCAAAAATCCGCCACGCTCGGCGCCGTGCCGACGGCCGGTACCGAACTCTTCCGCGTCATTCGCCAGAACCGGACCGAATGGCAGGCCGAGGTCGCAGCCAAGGATCTGAGGCACATCGTGAAGGGCCAGCAGGCGCAGATCTTCGATCAGAGACACGCGCTGTGTCCGGGGTCGGTGAGAACCATGGCTCCGACGGCAGACCGCGCCACCGGACGCGTGATGATCTACGTCGACTTGCCGACGGGCTGCGATCTTGCCCCCGGCGCATTTGCCAGCGGCTCGATCGACATCGACAGTCAGGCGGTGACGACCGTACCGTCGACGGCGGTGACCATGGAGGGCGGGGCCAGCTACGTCTATCGCCTCACCGGGAACATCGTCGAGCGACGCCAGGTGACGATCGGCCGCCGCCGCGATGGCCGCGTCGAAGTGGTTTCGGGGCTCGATGAGCACGCGCGACTGGTCGAGAACGGCGGCGGCTTCCTGTTCGACGGTGCTCCCGTCACGGTCGTTGCCGAGAACGAGACGCGGAAATGA
- the hutC gene encoding histidine utilization repressor has protein sequence MGIDAGKTGAGAETPRYAAVKRMIVERIAAGDWPPRHRVPSENELSAKLGLSRMTVNRALRELAGEGVLTRVKGLGTFVSEGKGQTSVFAVRNIADEIAERGHSYAAQVVLLETLEASREIAEDLAVEPGISVFHSLVVHREDGIPVQLEDRLVNPRLAPDYLMQDFTARTPNDYLNAVIAWTEAEHTVEAVLPAAWEARLLAIGRTDPCLSIRRRTFSGDKIVTSVRLVVPGGRYKIKSRHQANAV, from the coding sequence ATGGGCATCGATGCCGGCAAGACCGGTGCTGGCGCTGAGACGCCCCGTTATGCCGCGGTAAAGCGCATGATTGTCGAGCGGATCGCCGCGGGCGACTGGCCGCCGCGTCACCGCGTGCCGTCGGAAAACGAGCTCTCGGCCAAGCTTGGCCTGAGCCGCATGACCGTGAACCGGGCGTTGCGCGAGCTCGCGGGCGAGGGGGTGCTGACGCGGGTGAAGGGGCTTGGCACCTTCGTCTCGGAGGGCAAGGGCCAGACCTCCGTCTTCGCCGTGCGCAACATCGCCGACGAGATTGCCGAACGCGGCCACAGCTATGCCGCCCAGGTCGTTCTGCTCGAGACGCTGGAGGCGAGCCGGGAGATTGCCGAGGATCTCGCAGTCGAGCCTGGCATCTCGGTGTTTCACAGCCTGGTCGTCCATCGCGAGGATGGAATCCCGGTCCAGCTCGAAGACCGGCTGGTCAATCCGAGGCTGGCGCCGGACTATCTCATGCAGGATTTCACCGCCCGCACGCCCAACGACTATCTGAACGCTGTCATTGCCTGGACGGAGGCGGAGCATACCGTCGAGGCCGTCCTGCCGGCGGCCTGGGAAGCGCGGCTTCTCGCGATCGGCCGCACCGACCCCTGTCTTTCCATCCGCCGCCGGACCTTTTCTGGCGACAAGATCGTCACCTCAGTCCGGCTCGTCGTCCCAGGTGGCCGCTACAAGATCAAGAGCCGCCACCAGGCCAATGCCGTTTGA
- a CDS encoding NAD(P)/FAD-dependent oxidoreductase yields the protein MGPQVDLVVSDQKFPEKADAVVIGGGIIGVSSALFMAERGMDVVLVEKGHIAGEQSSRNWGWVRQLYRDPREFDLIREALGLWQGLDQRIGGDTGFTQCGILYGARNDKDVEAYRVWAEKAAASGIATDLLSGSEMEKHLPGDRDLPKAILLCPGDGRAEPQKAAPAIALGARARGARIFTDCAARGIETAGGEVAGVVTERGRIATKNVVVAGGAWSRRILSDLDIVLPQLKVRASVARTSPVEGGPEVSIWDDVLGLRKRADGGYTLANGLSNAAPLTPDSFRFFFDFLPVLTMDWRHVGLRLDERFFSEWRERKPVPYDQPSPYEACRVLDPKPDFGYVRKCFEEAKRRFPVFNDARLVQTWAGFIDTTPDVVPVISPVESCSGLIVATGFSGHGFGIGPGAGHLVADLVTGEKPIADPYAFRLSRFSDGSRPRPMTNL from the coding sequence ATGGGACCGCAGGTCGATCTGGTCGTCTCCGATCAGAAATTTCCTGAAAAGGCCGATGCCGTCGTCATCGGCGGCGGCATCATCGGTGTCAGTTCGGCCCTGTTCATGGCCGAGCGCGGCATGGATGTGGTGCTGGTTGAAAAAGGCCACATCGCCGGCGAACAATCGAGCCGCAACTGGGGCTGGGTGCGCCAGCTCTATCGCGATCCGCGCGAATTCGATCTGATCCGGGAGGCGCTCGGCCTGTGGCAGGGGCTCGATCAGCGCATCGGCGGCGACACCGGCTTCACCCAATGCGGCATCCTCTATGGCGCCCGCAACGATAAGGACGTGGAGGCCTATCGCGTCTGGGCTGAAAAGGCGGCCGCTTCCGGCATCGCGACGGACCTTCTTTCCGGCAGCGAGATGGAGAAACACCTGCCGGGCGATCGCGATCTGCCGAAGGCCATCCTTCTGTGTCCGGGTGACGGGCGTGCGGAGCCCCAGAAGGCGGCGCCCGCAATTGCGCTCGGCGCCCGGGCCCGCGGCGCCCGCATCTTCACCGATTGCGCCGCGCGCGGGATCGAGACGGCGGGAGGTGAGGTCGCCGGCGTCGTCACGGAGCGCGGCCGCATTGCGACTAAGAACGTCGTCGTCGCGGGCGGGGCCTGGAGCCGGCGCATCCTGAGCGATCTCGATATCGTCCTGCCGCAGCTCAAGGTGCGCGCGAGCGTCGCCCGCACCTCGCCGGTCGAGGGCGGCCCGGAGGTCTCCATCTGGGACGATGTTCTGGGCCTCAGGAAGCGCGCTGATGGCGGCTATACACTGGCGAACGGGCTTTCCAATGCGGCGCCGCTGACGCCCGACAGTTTCCGCTTCTTCTTCGATTTCCTGCCGGTTCTCACGATGGACTGGCGCCATGTCGGCCTGCGTCTCGACGAGCGCTTCTTCAGCGAATGGCGCGAGCGCAAGCCGGTGCCTTACGATCAGCCGTCGCCTTATGAGGCTTGCCGCGTCCTCGATCCGAAGCCGGATTTTGGCTATGTGCGCAAGTGTTTTGAGGAAGCGAAACGGCGTTTCCCCGTCTTCAACGATGCGCGCCTCGTGCAGACCTGGGCAGGCTTCATCGATACGACGCCGGACGTCGTGCCGGTGATCTCACCGGTCGAAAGCTGCTCGGGTCTCATCGTCGCCACGGGATTTTCGGGCCACGGTTTCGGCATCGGTCCGGGGGCGGGGCATCTCGTCGCCGATCTCGTGACCGGCGAAAAGCCGATCGCCGATCCCTATGCCTTCCGCCTGTCGCGCTTCAGCGATGGCAGCCGCCCGCGGCCGATGACCAATCTGTAG